The following coding sequences lie in one Rickettsiella endosymbiont of Rhagonycha lignosa genomic window:
- a CDS encoding L,D-transpeptidase family protein, producing the protein MRNYAFDVQYPISRKVVFLLVIMSILSFAIAMIESFKKRAIYLAMGIFFYWSVVTPAFALTFVLPAHGDDIVGHVQWTQALPGDTFNKIGRCYDMGYFELVEANPMINPDHPQPGSIIVIPSRFILPPKRHGLVINLAELRIYYFPPHRHVVITYPVGIGREGWDTPLGPSWIAEKMRNPIWTVPESIRKDRAKDGVHLPVKVPPGPDNPLGGYAMRLKQATYLIHGTNDSQGVGRRSSAGCIRLFPEDIESLFAEVTRKEKVTIIDLPYKFGWEKHRLFLEAHVPLQKQSLFNRSMMEKFIQANTSKTAKIHWQSVERISLRENGIPQVVGYPETSRRIASPIHRKNKKFT; encoded by the coding sequence TTGCGTAATTACGCATTCGATGTACAATACCCAATTTCAAGAAAAGTTGTTTTTTTATTGGTAATTATGTCGATACTATCCTTTGCTATTGCAATGATTGAAAGTTTTAAAAAACGAGCAATATATTTGGCAATGGGGATTTTTTTCTATTGGAGTGTTGTTACACCCGCTTTTGCATTAACGTTTGTGTTACCTGCACACGGAGATGATATCGTAGGTCATGTGCAATGGACGCAAGCATTACCCGGTGATACGTTTAATAAAATTGGTCGATGTTACGATATGGGTTATTTTGAGTTGGTAGAAGCCAATCCAATGATCAATCCGGATCATCCTCAACCTGGAAGCATTATTGTAATTCCTAGTCGTTTTATTTTGCCACCTAAACGGCATGGTTTAGTCATTAATTTAGCTGAATTACGCATTTATTATTTTCCACCACATCGTCATGTGGTGATAACTTATCCTGTAGGAATAGGTCGAGAAGGATGGGATACACCTTTAGGACCTTCATGGATTGCCGAAAAAATGCGTAATCCCATCTGGACAGTTCCAGAGTCAATCCGCAAGGATCGAGCGAAAGATGGTGTGCATTTACCGGTAAAAGTCCCACCAGGCCCTGATAATCCATTGGGTGGATATGCTATGCGGCTTAAACAAGCTACCTACTTAATTCACGGTACAAATGACTCGCAAGGTGTCGGACGACGGAGTAGTGCAGGATGTATTCGACTTTTTCCAGAAGATATAGAAAGTTTATTTGCAGAAGTGACGCGTAAAGAAAAAGTAACCATCATTGATTTACCTTATAAATTTGGTTGGGAAAAGCATAGACTTTTTTTAGAGGCACACGTACCATTGCAAAAACAGTCATTATTTAATCGTTCAATGATGGAAAAATTTATTCAAGCAAATACTTCAAAAACTGCTAAAATTCATTGGCAATCCGTTGAGCGTATTAGTTTACGAGAAAATGGTATACCGCAAGTAGTCGGGTATCCTGAGACATCTAGACGTATTGCGTCACCTATTCATCGAAAAAACAAGAAATTCACTTGA
- a CDS encoding RMD1 family protein, whose product MRCVSFCTAANYKLTLLADFFRTKRYIAKLFRNVLYVTKQDKPIDLFFFNHGCFVTWNLSKQQEKKIIDEIKPFSIDPLEKIEMDRFIYYLGKETRLFPHQRFNVDVITLESDESDNVQIKLAISYGLAQSIKLESYEESVNKTVLANSHFPRELARFGKISLSRSEISKRIGEIFLTRSSVNLSSEYLDVPEYFWRYSNLESYYEMTEKFLDIPKRVAALNHKLDVAHEILEMLNSQLQHRYSSILEFVIILLIFIEIVVQIIQHV is encoded by the coding sequence ATGCGTTGCGTTTCTTTTTGTACAGCAGCTAATTATAAATTAACTCTACTTGCGGATTTTTTTCGTACTAAACGCTATATTGCCAAATTATTCCGGAATGTACTGTATGTCACTAAACAAGATAAACCTATTGATCTTTTTTTCTTTAATCATGGTTGTTTTGTAACCTGGAATCTCAGTAAACAACAAGAAAAAAAAATAATCGATGAGATAAAACCTTTTTCTATAGATCCTTTAGAAAAAATTGAAATGGATCGCTTCATTTATTATCTTGGCAAAGAAACCCGGCTTTTTCCTCATCAACGCTTTAATGTCGATGTGATCACTTTAGAAAGTGATGAATCTGATAATGTGCAAATCAAGCTCGCTATTTCTTATGGTTTAGCACAATCGATAAAACTAGAATCGTATGAAGAATCGGTGAATAAAACTGTGCTTGCGAATAGTCATTTTCCTAGAGAATTAGCACGCTTTGGCAAAATTTCACTATCACGTTCGGAAATTTCTAAACGTATTGGTGAAATTTTCTTGACACGAAGTTCGGTTAATCTCAGTAGTGAATATTTAGATGTTCCGGAGTACTTTTGGCGCTATTCGAATCTAGAATCTTATTATGAAATGACTGAAAAGTTTTTAGATATTCCAAAAAGAGTCGCTGCTTTGAATCATAAACTTGATGTCGCGCATGAAATTTTAGAGATGTTAAATAGTCAGCTACAACATCGTTATTCCAGTATTCTAGAATTTGTGATCATTTTATTAATTTTTATCGAAATAGTTGTGCAAATTATACAACATGTATAA
- a CDS encoding MATE family efflux transporter, which produces MSGIIETSVGFFSNIFLAHLGATSLAAGALVNWVFITLMVIIWGTLSSIAVLVARYYGAKKNEEIACVFYAGLLFATVLMIPAMLLLWHLASIFLFFGQAPATVKLAQFYLHGLTWAIIPDFIITVLLQFVAGLGRTRTNLTFSLLFVPLSIFFNYSLMFGKFGFPNLGIAGIGWGAAMTFWIITLGFSIYFCLNKSYRIYFKFPHWKKITPQLYEIFQVGLPLGLTYCFEVGFFLAMSILMGRISADTLSANQIALQFFWLFSIVTFALAQGITIRVGHSVGENNKRAVNHATVVGIFYASIFMALVALIYWIFPEKLIAIDFNLHDPKNATIVRLAKEFLALAALVQLFEAPRFALFGALRGLKDTRFTLFSSVLIFWIIALPIGAGALSYGFAGYGIWWATILAEIIGIFLLVWQYRRKVKEYLF; this is translated from the coding sequence ATGAGCGGTATTATTGAAACGTCAGTGGGATTTTTTTCAAATATATTTCTTGCGCATCTCGGAGCAACGAGTCTAGCCGCTGGAGCCTTAGTAAACTGGGTTTTTATCACATTAATGGTAATTATTTGGGGAACGCTTTCGTCGATTGCCGTCTTAGTCGCTCGGTATTATGGCGCAAAAAAAAATGAGGAGATCGCTTGTGTATTCTACGCTGGCCTATTATTCGCTACCGTTTTAATGATACCGGCGATGCTATTATTATGGCATCTTGCATCGATATTTTTATTTTTTGGACAAGCACCTGCAACGGTTAAATTAGCCCAATTCTATCTGCACGGACTTACTTGGGCCATTATTCCCGATTTTATTATTACCGTATTATTACAATTTGTTGCAGGCTTAGGCCGAACCAGAACTAATTTAACCTTTAGTTTACTATTTGTCCCTCTCAGTATCTTTTTCAACTATAGTTTAATGTTTGGAAAATTTGGCTTTCCTAATTTAGGTATTGCCGGAATTGGTTGGGGCGCTGCAATGACTTTTTGGATTATCACCTTAGGGTTTAGTATTTACTTTTGTTTAAATAAAAGTTACCGCATTTATTTTAAGTTTCCTCACTGGAAAAAAATAACGCCGCAACTATATGAAATTTTTCAAGTCGGTTTACCTTTGGGTTTAACTTATTGCTTCGAAGTAGGCTTTTTTTTAGCCATGAGTATACTAATGGGCCGCATTAGTGCAGATACATTGAGCGCTAATCAGATTGCTTTGCAATTTTTTTGGCTATTTTCAATTGTGACGTTTGCTTTAGCTCAAGGCATTACTATTCGCGTAGGACATAGTGTCGGTGAGAATAATAAAAGAGCTGTCAACCACGCAACTGTTGTGGGCATATTTTATGCGAGTATTTTTATGGCCTTAGTCGCTTTAATTTATTGGATTTTTCCAGAAAAGCTGATTGCTATCGATTTTAATCTGCATGATCCTAAAAATGCGACTATTGTGCGTTTAGCAAAAGAATTTTTAGCGCTTGCAGCCTTAGTGCAACTCTTTGAAGCACCTCGCTTTGCTCTATTTGGCGCGCTACGTGGTTTGAAAGATACGCGATTTACATTGTTTAGTTCTGTTTTAATATTTTGGATCATTGCTTTACCCATAGGCGCTGGCGCGTTATCGTATGGTTTTGCCGGCTATGGGATTTGGTGGGCTACGATTCTAGCTGAAATCATCGGTATATTTTTATTGGTATGGCAATACCGTCGTAAAGTAAAAGAATATCTTTTTTAA
- a CDS encoding septal ring lytic transglycosylase RlpA family protein: protein MSIKNNAEQGSLFFKIISGFTVYLLTLSLGACSSTSSSSNYRYHLQQDKAPRFRINANRIPNAVPKAEPLSKHGNPKSYVVFGRRYYVMKSAKGYHARGVASWYGMKFHDFKTSNGEIYNVAGMTAAHKTLPLPTYLQVTNLRNGKKIIVKVNDRGPFVNNRLIDLSYAAAKKLDMTGTGTAPVSIVAITPGITRLAANNTSIRRESYDGYHHTQKKHTSYIQLGLFKQRTSAQKLASMVKQWTRSAVNVKTTSIHKRYYYQVVVGPLPNSKSSQQLTHRLQLAGLNHRCVYKS, encoded by the coding sequence ATGTCAATAAAAAATAATGCCGAGCAAGGAAGCTTATTTTTTAAAATTATTTCTGGATTTACTGTATATCTACTTACTTTAAGTCTAGGAGCCTGTTCCTCCACCTCTAGTAGCAGCAATTATCGTTATCATCTGCAACAAGATAAAGCCCCCCGTTTCAGAATTAACGCGAATCGAATTCCTAATGCCGTACCGAAAGCAGAGCCTTTAAGTAAACACGGCAATCCCAAATCGTATGTGGTTTTTGGGCGTCGCTACTATGTCATGAAAAGCGCTAAAGGCTATCATGCCCGAGGTGTTGCTTCCTGGTATGGTATGAAATTCCACGATTTTAAAACCTCAAATGGTGAAATTTATAACGTCGCTGGCATGACCGCAGCGCATAAAACATTGCCATTACCTACCTACTTACAAGTAACTAATTTACGTAATGGAAAAAAAATTATCGTTAAAGTCAATGACCGAGGTCCTTTTGTTAATAATCGTCTCATCGATCTCTCTTATGCTGCTGCAAAAAAACTGGATATGACTGGAACGGGTACAGCACCGGTTTCAATTGTTGCGATTACACCTGGCATTACCCGTTTAGCCGCCAATAATACCTCCATACGCAGAGAAAGTTATGACGGTTATCATCATACCCAAAAAAAACACACCTCTTATATTCAATTGGGATTATTTAAACAACGTACATCTGCCCAGAAGCTTGCATCAATGGTTAAGCAATGGACTCGTTCCGCAGTCAATGTAAAAACCACTTCAATACATAAAAGATATTATTACCAGGTGGTCGTTGGACCTTTACCTAATAGCAAAAGTTCACAACAACTCACACATAGACTGCAATTGGCTGGATTGAATCATCGATGTGTGTATAAAAGCTAA
- the zapE gene encoding cell division protein ZapE, with protein sequence MTPLAAYRQQILLQALQTDVQQALAMQQFQAVYDELITPRKWFRKKSMQGLYVWGAVGRGKTYLMDLFYNHLPVTKSRYHFHQFMHHVHAELAQLQGQSNPLLRIAKRLRKEVDVICLDEFLVHEIGDAMLLAQLLKALFAEGIVLVTTANTPPEDLYANGLQRGLFLPAISLIKQHLRIFHLDSAIDYRRQHLINEENELVCVISPVQVQALFDRLSKNQQVSYQALTINGRKISHLGCTEQVVWFDFSSICSIPRSQLDYLAIARRFSTILISDVKPIGEYEDNLARLFIHLIDILYDTNNHVILTSTQPIQDIYPKGRLSIEYERTKSRLAAFKKNG encoded by the coding sequence ATGACGCCTCTAGCTGCTTATAGACAACAAATATTACTCCAAGCTTTACAGACAGATGTTCAACAAGCTTTAGCGATGCAACAATTTCAAGCGGTGTATGATGAATTAATCACCCCCCGAAAATGGTTTAGAAAAAAATCTATGCAAGGATTATATGTATGGGGGGCTGTAGGTCGAGGCAAAACCTATTTAATGGATTTATTTTACAATCATTTGCCTGTTACTAAATCACGTTATCACTTCCACCAATTTATGCATCATGTGCATGCAGAACTCGCTCAGCTACAAGGACAATCCAATCCATTGCTGCGAATTGCTAAACGTTTACGTAAAGAAGTCGATGTTATTTGCTTAGATGAATTCTTAGTGCATGAAATTGGTGATGCCATGTTACTCGCACAATTATTAAAAGCTTTATTTGCTGAAGGTATTGTATTAGTCACTACCGCAAATACCCCCCCCGAAGATTTATATGCTAACGGTTTGCAACGAGGACTTTTTTTACCAGCAATAAGCTTAATCAAACAACACTTACGCATTTTCCATTTAGATAGTGCGATTGATTATCGGCGTCAGCATTTAATCAACGAAGAAAATGAGTTGGTTTGTGTAATAAGTCCTGTACAAGTACAAGCTTTATTCGATAGATTAAGCAAAAACCAACAAGTATCTTATCAAGCATTGACCATTAATGGCCGCAAGATTTCACATTTAGGCTGCACTGAACAGGTAGTATGGTTTGATTTTAGTTCAATTTGTTCGATACCGCGCAGTCAATTGGATTATTTAGCTATTGCGCGGCGTTTTTCAACTATTTTAATCAGTGATGTCAAACCTATCGGTGAATATGAAGATAATCTAGCCAGATTATTTATCCATTTAATTGATATTCTTTATGATACAAACAACCATGTGATTCTCACATCAACACAGCCTATCCAAGATATTTATCCTAAAGGTCGATTAAGTATTGAGTATGAGCGGACTAAAAGCCGCTTAGCTGCTTTTAAAAAAAATGGCTAA
- a CDS encoding glycosyltransferase family 87 protein, with protein MSLKKIYHSVFLLCGIILLGVILILNFIYPLTLGKTNILYSDFGKFYHSQQLFIQGKNIYSPIYFVKNKLRTTTSTSKAKPTPSKIFILSGNLNPPFFTLVSFPLAYLSYPHALLVWTLLSILAGMLGILLLQQKLDGETFSVSCALLLLIALFSYFPSFVNLQFGQVSLLLLPLLVCGWRAARQEKIISAAICLALASSLKPFIGLFLFYFLMRKEWRGLCAFLLTLSSCALIAALFLGFDSYVAYYHVCQQIKWAASSWNISIYGFFLRLVGGIERNVALLPVPGLIIYLYPLLAGIFFLAIIQFLRPAHAIPAQRKVDLDFSVIITAMILLSPLGWLYYFPFLSIPILILWQWAKTGIYPTALPIVLMACIFFSNIPISLLSSEQIHTTNALHVFFGSSFYFLVLISLTSLLFWLRYRLAGDVHKNFSAKNSYSQQSNFCQGGVKMSNPSVFNRHKDCELSGNSDKNSSAKSIHFEKIPPGLLLLIGIVVFLPSYQAIGKGTVDWLLHSTHYSQQYSLVALHQE; from the coding sequence ATGTCACTTAAAAAAATCTATCATTCTGTTTTTTTGCTCTGTGGAATCATTCTACTTGGAGTAATTTTAATACTTAATTTTATTTATCCATTGACCTTGGGAAAAACTAATATTCTTTATAGTGACTTTGGAAAATTTTATCATTCTCAACAACTGTTTATTCAAGGAAAAAACATCTATTCGCCAATTTATTTTGTAAAAAACAAACTGCGTACAACCACATCTACTTCAAAAGCTAAACCAACACCCTCCAAAATCTTTATATTAAGTGGAAATTTAAATCCACCTTTTTTTACGCTGGTTAGCTTTCCCTTAGCCTACCTTAGTTATCCCCATGCATTATTAGTATGGACCTTGCTTTCGATATTAGCTGGAATGTTAGGAATTTTATTATTACAACAAAAACTTGATGGAGAGACTTTTTCGGTATCCTGTGCATTGTTGTTGTTAATTGCTTTGTTCAGCTATTTTCCTAGCTTTGTAAACTTACAATTTGGGCAAGTAAGTTTATTATTACTTCCCTTACTGGTCTGCGGATGGCGGGCTGCACGTCAAGAAAAAATCATTAGCGCTGCCATTTGTTTAGCGTTAGCAAGTAGTTTAAAACCCTTTATTGGTTTATTTTTATTTTATTTTCTTATGCGCAAAGAATGGCGAGGTTTGTGTGCATTTTTGCTAACATTGTCCAGTTGCGCCCTAATCGCAGCACTTTTTTTGGGATTTGATAGTTATGTGGCATATTATCATGTATGTCAGCAGATAAAATGGGCAGCTTCAAGTTGGAATATCTCGATTTACGGTTTTTTCTTACGTCTAGTGGGTGGCATTGAAAGAAATGTGGCTTTACTGCCCGTTCCCGGACTCATTATCTATCTTTATCCATTGCTAGCAGGAATTTTTTTTCTTGCTATTATACAATTTTTGCGACCTGCACATGCTATCCCTGCACAACGAAAAGTAGATCTTGATTTCTCAGTTATCATCACCGCTATGATATTATTATCTCCTTTAGGCTGGCTGTATTATTTTCCTTTCTTGAGTATTCCAATATTAATTTTATGGCAATGGGCAAAAACAGGGATTTATCCTACCGCTTTACCGATAGTGTTAATGGCTTGCATTTTTTTTAGTAATATCCCCATCAGTTTATTAAGTAGCGAACAGATCCATACCACTAATGCTCTGCATGTATTTTTTGGTTCCTCATTTTATTTTTTAGTCCTGATTAGTTTAACTAGCTTACTATTTTGGTTGCGCTATCGTTTAGCAGGTGATGTACACAAAAATTTCAGTGCGAAAAATAGTTACTCTCAGCAATCGAATTTTTGTCAAGGCGGCGTGAAAATGAGCAACCCAAGTGTATTCAATAGACATAAGGATTGCGAATTGAGCGGCAACTCAGACAAAAATTCCAGTGCTAAGAGTATACATTTTGAAAAAATACCCCCAGGCCTGTTATTATTAATCGGCATAGTGGTTTTTTTACCCTCTTACCAAGCAATTGGCAAAGGCACTGTTGACTGGCTATTGCACAGTACGCATTATAGTCAGCAATACTCACTCGTTGCTCTTCATCAGGAATAA
- the mltB gene encoding lytic murein transglycosylase B, protein MMKNKTFAGSLFALLLLITLCLTSCTAYANKPEVRLFIDKMVEKYHFDRKQLQELFNTVKSNRSIISSFTTAKERLTWSEYQPIFVTTKRAQMGVKFWDAHAKTLAEAEKCYGVPASIIVAILGVETRYGEITGKYRVIDSLSALSFNHSRRSDFFKHELENFLLLSQENPAINPKVTKGSYAGAIGKVQFMPSNYRHLSVDATHKGYSDLINNSDDAIFSIANYLKYFGWSKNKSIAVPARFSSQALFNLPKSQENFTVKDFAKYHIYPKKKVPSQLKTFLIVLPLQHGNEYWFGFNDFQTIKHYNSSSLYAMAVFQLSELIQHLHQQEHQPHVNKK, encoded by the coding sequence ATGATGAAGAACAAAACCTTTGCAGGTAGCTTATTCGCATTGCTGTTATTAATTACCCTTTGCCTGACTTCTTGTACTGCCTATGCGAATAAACCCGAAGTACGTTTATTTATTGATAAAATGGTAGAAAAATATCATTTCGATCGTAAACAACTACAAGAACTTTTTAATACGGTTAAATCGAACCGCTCAATTATTAGTTCTTTTACTACTGCTAAAGAACGTTTAACCTGGTCAGAATATCAGCCTATTTTTGTTACCACGAAAAGAGCACAAATGGGCGTAAAATTTTGGGACGCACATGCTAAAACATTAGCTGAAGCTGAAAAATGCTATGGAGTTCCTGCTTCGATTATCGTTGCAATTTTAGGTGTTGAAACTCGCTATGGGGAGATTACTGGTAAATATCGTGTGATTGATTCTTTAAGCGCCTTAAGTTTCAATCATTCGCGACGATCAGATTTTTTTAAACACGAACTGGAAAATTTTTTGTTACTCAGCCAAGAAAATCCAGCTATAAATCCGAAGGTCACAAAGGGTTCTTACGCGGGGGCTATCGGAAAAGTACAATTTATGCCTAGCAATTACCGTCATCTCTCGGTTGATGCAACGCATAAGGGCTATAGTGACCTGATTAATAATTCCGATGATGCTATTTTTAGTATTGCCAATTATTTAAAATACTTTGGCTGGAGCAAAAATAAATCTATCGCCGTACCAGCACGTTTTTCATCACAAGCCCTGTTCAATCTACCTAAATCACAAGAGAATTTCACCGTAAAGGATTTTGCAAAATATCACATTTATCCTAAAAAAAAGGTTCCTTCGCAACTAAAGACCTTCCTGATTGTTTTACCACTTCAGCATGGTAATGAATATTGGTTTGGATTTAATGACTTCCAAACTATTAAACACTATAATTCCAGTTCACTTTACGCAATGGCTGTTTTTCAATTAAGTGAATTAATCCAGCATCTCCACCAACAAGAGCATCAACCGCATGTCAATAAAAAATAA
- a CDS encoding HU family DNA-binding protein, which produces MAKKLAKKKSPVAKTRKKTKVTSASKKMAAVKKSFTKTELLQCLVEKTGLSKKQVAEFLEIQQEIICAHLKNGFPFAHPGMYKITVVKKSATKARKGINPFTGEATTFKAKPARKVVKIKPLKKLKAAV; this is translated from the coding sequence ATGGCTAAAAAATTAGCTAAAAAAAAGTCTCCAGTGGCTAAAACACGTAAAAAAACTAAAGTAACATCAGCTAGTAAAAAAATGGCTGCTGTGAAAAAGTCTTTTACTAAAACTGAATTGCTTCAGTGCTTAGTAGAAAAAACAGGATTATCTAAGAAACAAGTTGCTGAATTTTTAGAAATCCAACAGGAAATTATTTGTGCGCATTTAAAAAACGGTTTTCCTTTTGCGCACCCAGGCATGTATAAAATTACTGTGGTAAAAAAATCAGCGACTAAAGCACGTAAAGGGATCAATCCGTTTACAGGTGAAGCCACGACTTTCAAAGCTAAACCTGCACGAAAAGTGGTAAAAATAAAACCATTGAAAAAACTTAAGGCAGCTGTCTAA
- the rodA gene encoding rod shape-determining protein RodA — MLAISRQRRRFSLQKIQQFFRVDKPLLIGLLSLVCIGLIVLYSASNQSLVIISKQALRMLIAFTVMLMLAQISPSVYRAWAPWIFIFSFTLLLAVLILGVVGKGAQRWLNLGLLKFQPSELMKLSVPMMLAWYLHDKSLPPSLFNLFVALIIVAVPTLLVIKQPDLGTALLIVASGISVVLLAGVSGRWLLLGGLLMLIIAPVGWHFMHEYQKLRVLTFLNPERDPLGAGYHIIQSKIAIGAGGFFGKGWLHGTQSHLQFLPEHTTDFIFAVCGEEFGLLGGIVLVSLYLWIAARGLYISMKAQDTFSRLLGGGLSLSFFIAAFVNIGMVSGLLPVVGIPLPLISYGGTSLITLIAGFGILMSIQTHRKLVGN; from the coding sequence ATGCTCGCGATTAGCAGACAGCGCCGACGATTTTCATTACAAAAAATACAGCAATTTTTTCGAGTTGATAAACCTTTATTAATAGGCTTACTTAGTTTGGTCTGTATAGGTTTAATTGTACTGTATAGTGCGAGCAATCAAAGCTTAGTCATCATTAGTAAACAAGCCTTGCGGATGTTGATTGCTTTTACGGTGATGTTAATGCTTGCGCAAATCTCACCTTCCGTTTATCGTGCCTGGGCGCCTTGGATATTTATTTTTAGTTTTACTTTGCTGCTTGCGGTATTGATTTTAGGTGTTGTTGGTAAAGGAGCACAGCGCTGGTTAAATCTAGGGCTGTTAAAATTTCAACCTTCCGAACTCATGAAATTATCAGTACCGATGATGTTAGCCTGGTATTTACATGACAAATCTTTACCTCCTTCCTTGTTCAATCTATTTGTCGCACTAATTATAGTCGCTGTCCCAACATTATTAGTTATTAAACAACCTGACTTAGGAACCGCTTTATTAATTGTTGCTTCAGGTATTAGTGTTGTTTTACTCGCCGGTGTGAGTGGGCGTTGGCTATTGCTTGGGGGTTTATTAATGTTAATTATCGCCCCTGTAGGGTGGCATTTTATGCACGAATATCAGAAATTACGTGTTCTGACGTTCTTAAATCCAGAAAGAGATCCACTGGGGGCCGGTTATCATATTATTCAATCCAAAATTGCTATTGGTGCGGGTGGATTTTTTGGTAAAGGTTGGTTGCATGGCACACAATCGCATTTACAATTTTTACCTGAACATACGACAGATTTTATCTTTGCAGTTTGCGGAGAAGAATTTGGTCTCCTCGGTGGTATCGTGCTAGTGAGTCTTTATTTATGGATTGCAGCACGCGGACTTTATATCAGTATGAAAGCGCAAGACACCTTTTCGCGTTTACTGGGTGGAGGATTAAGTTTGAGTTTTTTTATTGCCGCTTTTGTGAACATTGGTATGGTCAGTGGGTTATTACCTGTAGTAGGCATACCATTACCATTGATTAGTTATGGTGGAACATCATTAATTACTTTAATCGCAGGTTTTGGTATTCTAATGTCTATCCAAACACATAGAAAATTAGTCGGTAACTAA
- the lgt gene encoding prolipoprotein diacylglyceryl transferase codes for MLIYPTMNPIAFSLGPLKVHWYGLMYAVGFIGAWLLGSYRAKKPNSGWTIDEVSDLVFYTALGVILGGRVGYMLFYDLGNFLSHPWIIFQIWQGGMSFHGGLLGVLVAFYLFSRKTEKHFFEITDFAAPLVPVGLAAGRIGNFINGELWGRVTDVPWAMVFPHAGGLPRHPSQLYEFFFEGFILFIILWIYSSKKRPRMAVSAWFAILYGIFRFGLEFFRQPDPQLGFIAWNWLTMGQLLSIPLILFGVFLLYKIHNNKI; via the coding sequence ATGTTGATCTACCCTACGATGAATCCGATTGCATTTAGCTTGGGACCACTCAAGGTTCATTGGTATGGTCTTATGTATGCGGTTGGATTTATAGGTGCGTGGTTACTCGGGAGTTATCGCGCTAAAAAACCGAATAGCGGTTGGACTATCGACGAAGTCAGTGATCTGGTTTTTTACACAGCACTCGGCGTCATTTTAGGCGGACGCGTCGGTTATATGTTGTTTTATGATTTAGGCAACTTCTTAAGTCATCCTTGGATTATTTTTCAAATTTGGCAAGGTGGTATGTCATTCCATGGTGGTCTTTTAGGGGTTTTAGTCGCGTTTTATTTATTTAGTCGAAAAACTGAAAAACACTTTTTTGAGATTACCGATTTTGCTGCCCCTTTAGTACCGGTAGGATTGGCAGCGGGTCGGATTGGTAATTTTATTAATGGCGAATTATGGGGACGCGTCACTGATGTTCCTTGGGCCATGGTATTTCCACATGCGGGAGGATTACCTAGACATCCTTCGCAACTTTATGAATTCTTTTTTGAGGGATTTATATTATTCATTATCCTCTGGATTTATTCGAGCAAAAAAAGACCGCGCATGGCCGTTTCAGCGTGGTTTGCTATTTTATATGGTATTTTCCGTTTTGGACTCGAATTTTTCCGTCAACCGGACCCACAATTAGGTTTTATTGCGTGGAATTGGTTAACGATGGGCCAACTACTATCTATTCCGTTGATCCTATTTGGTGTATTCTTATTATACAAAATACATAACAACAAAATTTAG